The following DNA comes from Actinomycetota bacterium.
TCAGGCGCACCGTGAACCCGCCGCCGGACGGGGCGAGGAGGAGCTCGTCCTCCCGCCGGTCGGCGTGCAGTCCCAGGACGTCGGTGTAGAACCGGACGCTCGCCTCCAGGTCGCGGACCCGGAGCTCGTAACCGGCCAGGGAGGCATCGGGAGGCATCTCGTACCCCGACATGCCTCCGACTCTGGCAGGTCGGCCAACCCCGCGCCATGGGGAGGGAACGCGTGGGCGGCGGCGAATGGACCGGTAGCCCTCCCCCGAGCATGGAGTCACGCGTGCGCAGAGCCTGGACAGCGTTGATGGCGGCCCTCGTGGCCGCGCTCGTGATCGTCCCCCTCCCGGCGCGAGCCGGAGGACTGTTCACCGAGGTGGTCGCGTTCGCGACGAAGACCGGGTACAGGGGGGTCGTCGCATGGCAGGCGACGCAGCCCGTCTCCGGTGTCGTGCGGTACGGGACGAGTGCCGGCGCGCTCGACCGGACGGCGGCTCCCGAGCCCGGGCTCCCGGACACCGCCCAGATGGTGATGTTCGACGGTCTCACGGTCGGCCTCACCTACTACGCGCAGGTGGTCGACACGCGCACGGGCGAGGCCTCGAGCACGGTGAGCTTCCGGGCGGTGAACGCCTACACCGACCCCGGCGACCCCTACACGATCGACCTGGTCGCCCAGCTGGACAGCCCGGAGAGACCCGTCGTCGACCGCGGTCCCGACGGCGCCAACCTGGCCGATATAGCGCGCGGCATGGACATCATGGCCGAGCGCACGTGGGACGCCTCGGACGGGTTCGTCCGGGTCGGGCGCGTCCTCGTGACGGACACGAACCTCGACCACGCCGCGAACGTGCCCTTCTACAACAACGCGCCGTGCGGGTTCACGAAGGGCAACATGGCGGACTTCCTGATACAGACGACGATCCCCCACGACAGCCACACCTGGAGCGGGTTCGCCATCGAGTCGCCCTGCACCCAGATCTCGCTCGGGAGGCGCGGACAGCTGCTGGCGACGAGGTGGCGCGACGACCTGCACCTCGGATACGTGGCCACCCACGAGCTGATGCACTACGCCTTCAACTCACCCGACCTGTACTCGGCGACCGGCCCTGGAGGCTGCGCGAACCCCGACTGGAACGGTTCGATCATGCACAACTCCGGCGGTTGGGCCGGGTCGCGGTGGTACCTGACCGAGCTCGACGACGGCACCTCCTTGACCCCGTGCCAGATGACGGGGAGCTCGAGCTGGGCCAGGCTGCGCGGACGCTACGGGCGGGTCCCGGTCCGCAACGCCACGACCGGCTTCTACAACAGCCACGCGGCGCTGGCCCGGGGCAACCCCGACGGGAGCGCGGTGAAGGCCGGGGGTCTGGAGATCTGGGTCCTGAAGCGGCTCCCCGGGGGTTCCACCCTCACCCGCTTCGAGTACTCCGAGCCGCCGGGTCCGATCGTCGTCGGGCTACCGCCGCAGTGACCTACCAGTACTCCTCGGGGAGCTTGGCCTCGATGGAGCGCAGGTTCTCCCGCGCGCACGCCACGCAGACGTAGGAGACGCGCCGGTCCTCCGTGAGGATGGTCCACCCCGGCGGGATCGAGTCCTCCGCGCAGGTGACGCTCTCGCCGCAGCGCGAACAGGACACGGTGCGGGAACGGTCCGTCACTTCAGCGTCGCGCTCCCCCCGTCCACCACGACGACCGCTCCGGTGACGAACGCCCCCGCCTTCGAGGACAGGTAGATCGCGGTGCCGGCCATATCCTCCGGCTCACCGTGTCGCCCGATCGGGATGGACGTCCGGATCGCCTCCCCCACCGACTCGTCGGAGAAGGCCCACTTCGTCATCTGGCTCGGGAACAGTCCGGGCGCGATGGCGTTGACCGTGATGTTGTCCTGCACGAGCTCCTTCGCCATGTGGCGGGTGAGCTGGTGGATGGCGGCCTTGGAGGCCGAGTAGGAGAAGTTGTCCATCATCGGGACGTGGATCCCGTCGATCGACCCGATGTTGATCACCCGGGCCGGGTCGCGGTCGGAGGCGGCGGCCCGCAGCTGGGGTCGGAGGAGCCGGGTGAGGTGGAACGGCGCCTTCACGTTGAGGTTCCACACCCGGTCGAACGCGTGCATGGGGAACTCGTCGAAGGGGGCTCCCCAGGCGTTGCCGGCGTTGTTGACGAGGATATGGACGGACCCCTCCCGCGCCTGCAGCTCGCGCGCCAGGTGCTCGACCCCCTCGTCGTTGGACAGGTCGGCGGGGATCGATCCGCATCCGAGCTCCGCGGCGACCTCGTCGCAGACGTCGGCCTTCCGCGAGGAGATGTAGACCTTGGCTCCCGCCTCGGTGAAGCCACGAGCGATCATCAGGCCGATCCCTCGGGAGCCGCCGGTGACGACCGCGGTCTTGCCCTCGATCGAGAAGAGGTCAGAGATGCCCATGCACCCTCCTGTGTCCTGCCGCCCAGGCCCCCAACGCTACTGGACCGGCTCCACGTCGTACCTGGCACGCCAGGCGTCGAGCCCGCCCTGCAGGGCCGAGGCCTGCACGCCGAGCTGGATCAGTCGCCGCGCCGCACGGGCGCTGGTCGCCTCGTCGCGTCAGGTGCAGTACAGGACGACCGGATGGTTCTCGAGGCGCTCACGGGCCCACTCGTCGACCTGGTCGGGAGGCACTCGGACGTCCCCCGGGATCCGGACGCCGTCGTGCTCGTAGGACGAACGGGAACGGACGTCCATCACCACGGGCGGTGCGGGAGACGCGAGCAGGGCCGCGAGCTCCTCGACGGTCGTCCGGGGGACGTCCGGGTCCGGACCCTCGAACAGCCCCGTGGCGAGCGATGTCCTCTCCTCGGAGAGGGTCGTCTCGGCGAGGCGCGCCGCGTACCAGGAGGAGAGCGGCGTCGCCGAGGCGCCGTGCGCGAGCACGGACACCACCACCACCACACCGGTGGCGGCGAGCAGCCGGTCGGAGCCGGGCACGTCCGCGTGGACCACGA
Coding sequences within:
- a CDS encoding SDR family oxidoreductase — encoded protein: MSDLFSIEGKTAVVTGGSRGIGLMIARGFTEAGAKVYISSRKADVCDEVAAELGCGSIPADLSNDEGVEHLARELQAREGSVHILVNNAGNAWGAPFDEFPMHAFDRVWNLNVKAPFHLTRLLRPQLRAAASDRDPARVINIGSIDGIHVPMMDNFSYSASKAAIHQLTRHMAKELVQDNITVNAIAPGLFPSQMTKWAFSDESVGEAIRTSIPIGRHGEPEDMAGTAIYLSSKAGAFVTGAVVVVDGGSATLK